The following nucleotide sequence is from Triticum dicoccoides isolate Atlit2015 ecotype Zavitan chromosome 7B, WEW_v2.0, whole genome shotgun sequence.
AGACATCGTTTGCTCTGGTTGTTGTTGCTCCTTGCCAGTACGCTTGAGTTTCTCCATGATCGTACTTAGCATCACCTCATCATCATAATTGCCCCCATGACACCCCAGATTTCATGCACCTCCCTCATCATGACAGCCGCTGCCGCTAGGCAGGTCGGTGCTAGCATTGCCGCCCATGCCTCCATCATCCTTATCTTCGTCCCCCTTCTTCCCTCCCCCACCACCTTGCTCcgcctcatcatcttcatcctctctgtcgtcctcctcctcttttttattctcttcattcttttcatcgtCCTCTTTCTCCCCCACTTCCCCCTCTTTCTTTTCTACTTCATTCTCTTTTTCATTGCCCTCTtccacatttctctccttctctttGTTCTCTTCAttgtcctcttcctcttcatcatcatcctccttGTGACGCTCTTCCTCTTCAACATCCTCCtcgttgtcctcttcctcctcttcaccaTCATCTTCACCAGCAACAGACAGTTGTGAGTTGTCAACGTCCATGTGCTGTGAATCATCATCACCAGTTTCTGCTGCTGCTGGCGGGCTGCTATATGAGGGAACATCATCAttgtagtcatcatcatcatcgtcgtcgtcattgtTGTCCCTCCTGATCCGAATTCTCCTCTTCAGGACTATGCTCATCTTtcccttcctcctcttcttcttctgaaGATTCAAATTCTTCCTCATCTGATTCCTCCTCATCATAATCGGACGCCCACAATGTCTCCTCGCACCGAGTGCTATTGTCCCTTATTTTCTTCTGCTTTGCAACCTTCTGCTGTTTTGGACTTGCCGCTGCCCTTATCTGCCTTTCCCTGCTCACCGATTGACGTGCGCTTGCGACCCTTGATATGCTTGTGACTgctggttcaacctcctcctcgtccaactttcCCACACCTTCAACAAACCTTCCAATTTGGACTGATATTTCAGAGCACATATCATGCACCGACAATGACAACCTCCTTTGTTTCTGCAAACACAAAAATCCAAAAACTGAATCAGGAGACTCTATAACACAATGATGAACAAAAGGCAGTGTGTTTCTTAGAAATGAACAAGAAGATGGTAGCAAAAAATACATTGGTGTCATAGTTTTGAGGAAGCCTCGCAGAGACAAACTTATGGATGTGGTCCATACTCCCAAAAACACTATCTTCTGCGCACCTCGAGAACTCGGCTTTGAGCTGTTTTTTGTTTAAAAAAATGCACATGATAAACACAATTAGCAAAAGATGAAAAAAGGGTGAAAAGAAGGATGGCTGAGCAACTGCCTCCCTAACTTAGGGCAACACCAGCACTATTGATGGGCAACTGCAGTTATGGACATCACAAAAACTACAGCAGCTACAGAAATCCGATAAATGAGCAACTACAAAATCTAAATTATTGGCAACTATTGCTTAAAAAACTCATGTAGAATGGACATGTAAAAACTGACCACTTGAAGAAAAAATGAGGGTGATTACCATGCAAATTTTCATGCAGAAAACTGTCATGTATTAGCTAAAAGCAACTAGCTCCCTAAAATTAGGCAACACAATCCCTATAGGTGGGCAACTGCATGAAAAAAATCATGCAGCTACAAAATTCTGTTCAGAAAGTAAAGTAAAACTTACTCGCAACTTTCCATAAACACCCTTCCTAATCATGTCCTTCTTAATGACTGCCTTGATCAGACCATCATTCCATGCTATGACTCTTGGAAGAACAGTTGGCGTGCTCTCGTCCACATAATCCTTGTGGACTGTCTTGTAGTCAACATCAAGCGAGCCGAGGTAAAGGAGTTGTTTCAAAAAGAGAGAACACATGTAAGTTACAAAAATACCTATCCAACTTCAGCGTGAAAGACAAAACGCAATGAACTGAAAAAAGGGGGAGGTCTAGATCATTTTACCACTAGGTGAAAAAGACAACATCATATTGTGTTCTTCTTGTCTCCAAAACCCATGAAACCAAGCCTAAGTTGGTCGACGACAAACTGGCAAACATTTGAATTCACAATCTCATGTGCATTTAGCGCAGCTGAGTATGTGCGCGGGGAAACCTTCAAGCGGGTGGTCGGTGCAAGAAAACAATTGTAAACAACGACAAGCCAGGCACTTAAGAACTTGTCATCAGCAAGAACTCACATATCCTTTATCATTTCGCACCACTCGGTCACTGTTTGCGCGGGCCCTGTCAAGATGTTGTACATCTCATTGAACAACCTAACTATGTTTGGCTCCACTTCATACGCAACCTTCTTCTGCCCCCTTGGCAAGCCCCAAATTCtttctacacttgctgcatcaactGGGGTCTGCCCCCTATCTGGGATAACAAGCTGCGAAAACTCTGGGTCATAACACTTCATGACAAACTTGACAAGATCTCCTTTCATAGTTCTTGTGCCGAGATCAAGCACGCCGCCAAAGCTTATATCACCGATGGCATCCTTTTGTATATCCTCAAGGCCATTGTTTAGGACAAAAAGTCTTGAAGGTGATGCCCTATTCCTCGGTGGTGGCCCACTGCTACCAATCTACATAAAAAAATGTATGGAAGAAATCATATTAAAAAAAGGCCATAGGCTACAATTATATTAAATTGAGCAACCCACCATATTAAACTGAGCAACTCACTATACTAAACTGAGCAAACCACACCATAATTAAAAAAGCGAGCTATGTTTGCTAAAAACTGAGCAATTAGAACTATACTGGACTGCAACTGCTAGTACTAAACTAGGCAACCGCTATACTGCTATTCTGCTGCTTGTCAAAGATAGGAGTGCATATACAACATGGCATGCTGATTGAGCATtacatatttcaaaaaaaaaagaatcgGATGCCTCCCCTCTTTCAAGTTTTTCATAAAAAAAACCTCGTCCCCGACTTTCTTCGTACGTTTCGGATGCCTCCCTCCTTCATCACGAGGGGCAGAATTGGTGGCCCGTTTCCCCGTCCGACCACCCCGGGCAGAATTGGTGGCCCATTTCCCCGCCCGACCACCATGGACAGGATCCTCATCCGTCCGCCCGCGCTTGCATCCAACATTGCTCCTCGTTGTTTGAGCCACCACCTCTTCTCCCTCATTTTCACCATCAGTTCTTCCCACAGTCCTTTTTCTTTTCGGAGCCGTTCTATAAAAGAAACACACCAAAGAAATGTCATGTTGATGAAAAAAATACAAGCCATGTAACTCAACTGTTGAATGCTACTACTTGCATTTGGAGTTGACTTCACTGTCATTTGGAGGTGAACGATCTCCATTTACTCAACTGCTGAAATGCTAGCACTTGCAGAAACAACTTGGTGTTGAAAACTATGCAACTACTCACTATTTTGTGGCAAGTAAAAAATGACAGAAAACAAGCACATATTACTCCTCATCACAAAAACAGGCACATATTCATCTTCATCACATAGCTAGACATCAAAACACTCATAAAGTTGCCAGTTATTCGTGATGATATCTCATCTTCTATTGATAGTTGCGGTAAAAAACCGCAACTCGATGGTGAATCTAGGCAACGTCATGTTTCGCACACTAATTTAAAGAACActacaaaaaataataaaaaattggtGGTGGAATCTAGACGCTTGGATAGTAATGAGATGGCAATGGCGAAAAATCGACCAACCAAAAAAACCATCTTCCCCCCAAAAAAACAAGGCGACTACTGCCCCTATTTCGTGCAACTGTGGATACTATGAAGTTTGATTGCCCCTCATCACACAAAATGCGGGGAAAAACTAAGCAACTACAATCATATCTCTATACAACTGCATCCAGGGATTCAAGCAACAACAGGAAAGAAAACGAATCCTATGCCTCGGTCAAATGCATCCCCTTACACTGCCCCTCCCCTCGCAGATTGCAGGAAAACCTAAGCATCTACTGTCAAATTTCTATACAACTGCCCCAGTCAGATTCATCCCCTTACCCTGCCCCTCCATCTCGCAAATTGCAGAAAAAACCTAAGCAACTACCATCAAATTTATGTAAAACTGCGTCTTGGAATTCAAGCAACATCAAATAAAATGAATACTATGCCCCGGTCACCAGGATTCGGTCACATGCATCCCCTTACAAGGACTCAGTTCCCcctcccccccacccccaccccaccccctcgtCATAGCAACGTCGAGCTCTCCCCCCGTCATAGCAACGTCGCGCCCTTCCCCCGCCATGGCAACGCCGAGCCCGAGGACGCCATGGACAAACCTCATGTGCCCGCCCCGTCACCCAAACCCTAACACTGCAAACACGAACTCCACCACCCAAATCTGGACCGCAACCGGGGAGGGGAGGGAGAACAAGTGCCAGGGGTTACCTCCGCCTGTAGCCGGCGACTCGCCGCGCTCGCAGATGGCCTCCCGCGTCGGCGACTCCGCGTGGGATCCACAACCACATAACCCTTCGCGTCGCGCTTCGTTgctagaggagagggagaagaggggGAAGTTCAAATGAAAGGGATGAGAGCGATGGGGAGGTTTCGAACAAGCCAAACGGGGGGTGCGGGCGGTTTCGCCTGAATTAAAGGAGCCGGGGCCCACCACACACGCCGCGCGTCGTGCATTATCTCATAACGCCGCGTGGTCGGAAGGGATCCCGCGCGGTCGGATCGCTCGAGCGCATCCGACCGCTCTCTCGCGTGCGCTCGCAACAGCGATCCAGCACAGCGGGGGATTTGATAATTTGCCCCACTTTACAAGGGGTTTGATGATTTGACCTATGGTTGTCTCAATGACAGTTGCCCTGGGCCCCATTCGGCAGCCTCTTAGGGGAACAAATGATCAAATGGAGAAATAAAGTATGGCAAAAGATCAAATTTTTTCCAACACGCGATTAAGAATTTGGGAAAATAAAAACTCCGAAACTCGGCCTACCCTTAGCGATAGTCCATACTCCATCCGGATCGCGACGCCAACCGCCGACCAGAGAGTCCGATCGAGaattcgagaccccaaaacaatcTCCGCCAtgccgcgcctggagacgcagacGAAGCCCGGCGTCCCTTCGATGGCTGGCTGCGGCGCGGCTGCCTCCCGCGGCCGACGCCGCCACCGATCTCCTAGTCCTCCTCTCCAGGATCATGGGGTATCAAATTTAAGCGAATCGGAAGGTTCCAGGACCGACAGCAGGCACCGACGCCGCCGTAAGGGACGTGGACGCAACAGAAGTGGCAAGAGAAGCCGCTGCCGTCGCGGTCGATCGCGTGGTAGCAGTAGCGATAGCGATGTTGACTCGGAGACCTCCTACGAGAGCAGGAAGAGATTAAGGAGAAGCAGCCACAATCGCTCGAGTGGGACGAAAAGCAAGGGATCTGATTTCTGCGGCTCCGGTAAACACGATCGCGCCGCCAAGGGCAATGTCAAGGCCGGCGATGAGAAGAAGGACGCGATCGAGTCTAAGAATATGTCCGCGTCGAGGAAGCAGCAGCCCGCTCCGGACGACGACCCGGCACCGCTAGTCGGGCCACTGCCGCTGCCCCACGTCGATGTCCATGTCAAGTACGGCGGCGCGCTCCGGCCGGGGGAGGGCGACGCCATGGCGCAGTTCGTGCAGCAGGGGAAGCGGATCCCGCGGCGCGGCGAGGTGGGCCTGTCCGCCGAGGAGATCCAGAGGTTCGAGGAGGCCGGGTACGTGATGAGCGGGAGCAGGCACTCGAGGATCACAGCCGTGCGCCTCCGAAAGGAGAACCAAGTGTACAGCGCCGAGGAGAAGCGCGCGCTCGCGACCTTCAACTACGAGCAGAGGGCGATGCGGGAGAGCAAGGTCAGGGACGA
It contains:
- the LOC119341995 gene encoding NF-kappa-B-activating protein-like — translated: MPRLETQTKPGVPSMAGCGAAASRGRRRHRSPSPPLQDHGVSNLSESEGSRTDSRHRRRRKGRGRNRSGKRSRCRRGRSRGSSSDSDVDSETSYESRKRLRRSSHNRSSGTKSKGSDFCGSGKHDRAAKGNVKAGDEKKDAIESKNMSASRKQQPAPDDDPAPLVGPLPLPHVDVHVKYGGALRPGEGDAMAQFVQQGKRIPRRGEVGLSAEEIQRFEEAGYVMSGSRHSRITAVRLRKENQVYSAEEKRALATFNYEQRAMRESKVRDDLRRLVDKTLGKLAETQHDPFAMPPSR